From a region of the Myxococcus fulvus genome:
- a CDS encoding carboxypeptidase-like regulatory domain-containing protein has protein sequence MSLSAMVSKRWMWLCGALSGTMLLGAACGAPEGEAEAPATVEHAQPLGTCTPSTSGTTICGVVTNAAGVPLAGATVNVGPAWGVSAADGSFSVTASVPMGTQVTIDIPGYMPYVGAVTRNVLGARFVLHSLHRQTFSASGVVTVTDPRNGASIQVNLSALQSATGEQVQGPLTVGVRHIDTGLLAMPGTDGAVNLGGQQVFLESRGAIYTEVRDRGGQILKLAPGATARVFIPLTRDQLNTAPTSIAFWSMPVGSNLWRQQPSNGTRAPNPVQCNNRETASCNADDCARISGSGFSANTNEIGFINADIEKTNPACLRIDVNVASLPPGTTLPICLELEIPLPTGGSQTRNICVGGGTDVLFNLPSNANIVVRQAQGNGCPAPPPGGSVTVNTGAPWGGTGVPASPGQCNGVLTLPPLP, from the coding sequence ATGTCTCTGTCAGCAATGGTCAGCAAGCGGTGGATGTGGCTGTGCGGCGCGCTGAGCGGCACGATGCTGCTGGGCGCGGCCTGTGGTGCGCCCGAGGGTGAGGCGGAGGCTCCCGCGACGGTGGAGCACGCGCAGCCGCTGGGGACGTGTACGCCTTCGACCTCCGGCACCACCATCTGTGGCGTGGTCACCAACGCGGCGGGAGTTCCGCTCGCGGGGGCGACGGTGAACGTAGGCCCCGCCTGGGGGGTGTCGGCCGCGGACGGCTCGTTCTCCGTGACGGCATCGGTGCCCATGGGCACGCAGGTGACCATCGATATCCCGGGGTACATGCCGTACGTGGGCGCCGTCACGCGCAACGTGCTCGGGGCTCGCTTCGTGCTTCACTCGCTGCACCGGCAGACGTTCAGCGCGTCGGGCGTCGTCACGGTGACGGACCCGCGCAACGGCGCCTCCATCCAAGTGAACCTGTCCGCGCTGCAAAGCGCCACGGGTGAGCAGGTGCAGGGCCCGTTGACGGTGGGCGTGCGCCACATCGACACCGGCCTGTTGGCGATGCCGGGCACGGACGGCGCCGTCAACCTGGGCGGGCAGCAGGTGTTCCTGGAGTCGCGTGGCGCCATCTACACGGAGGTCCGCGACAGGGGCGGGCAGATCCTCAAGCTGGCCCCGGGCGCCACGGCGCGCGTCTTCATCCCGCTGACGCGCGACCAGCTCAACACCGCCCCGACGAGCATCGCCTTCTGGTCCATGCCCGTGGGCAGCAACCTGTGGCGGCAGCAGCCCTCCAACGGCACGCGCGCCCCCAACCCCGTGCAGTGCAACAACCGCGAGACGGCGAGCTGCAACGCGGATGACTGCGCGCGCATCTCCGGTAGCGGCTTCTCGGCCAACACCAACGAGATCGGCTTCATCAACGCCGACATCGAGAAGACCAACCCCGCCTGTCTGCGCATCGACGTGAACGTGGCCTCGCTGCCTCCGGGCACCACGCTGCCCATCTGCCTGGAGCTGGAGATTCCCCTCCCCACCGGTGGCAGCCAGACGCGCAACATCTGCGTGGGCGGGGGCACGGACGTCCTCTTCAACCTGCCGTCCAACGCCAACATCGTCGTGCGCCAGGCCCAGGGCAACGGCTGCCCGGCGCCTCCTCCGGGTGGCAGCGTGACGGTGAACACCGGCGCCCCCTGGGGCGGCACCGGCGTCCCCGCGAGCCCCGGCCAGTGCAACGGCGTGCTGACCCTGCCGCCGCTGCCGTGA
- a CDS encoding LVIVD repeat-containing protein: MVKWTCVVVAVVWWLGGAAGCDSPDRDVIEVPVDLSPGTPLPDPGDLGPPPAVRCALRVSVSSPDDCGKLESYDLTGCDLESLKGLDTSGPFNVRFHDTSTAPTRSFDQLLSRYYFVDPEAAHPMFLVSTAEIPGRPYSVTAELGCRAEGTDRVLGCDVSCEEGKPPRVLSFEGVRTLRRPGEAESSGGLRLIGEAATGANTGLAVDVYVTKGHAYVVSIDTYFSGEGGLFVFDLADRTAPRLVNSITHPDDAYWNGVWAKDDALYVASAARGVLVFDISDPASPRLIKDLSGGMRRSTHTLFVNGNRLYAMDNGDVLIFDVTQAREPVLLGSYRDESSRMPGRNSYPHDATSLNHLLFVNHWGAGLLILDARDPANVKKLGAYEYPNAMSHHSRVAYFQNNLIAFEGGEGWGAHLRVLNLNDPAKPTLIGEYKLSDEVSIHNMELVGNRLYLAHFQHGVRVLDVTVPSRPREIAYHHTWREHDPVFLNVSPWEGAVGVRVPGDGYVYVVDSQRGLLVFPEL, from the coding sequence ATGGTGAAGTGGACGTGCGTCGTCGTCGCGGTGGTGTGGTGGCTGGGCGGCGCGGCCGGGTGCGACAGTCCGGACCGTGACGTCATCGAGGTGCCGGTGGACCTGTCTCCCGGCACCCCGCTGCCGGACCCGGGAGACCTGGGGCCACCGCCGGCCGTGCGTTGCGCGCTCCGCGTCTCCGTCAGCTCGCCGGATGACTGCGGCAAGCTGGAGTCCTACGACCTGACGGGCTGTGACCTGGAGAGCCTGAAGGGGTTGGACACCTCGGGCCCCTTCAACGTGCGCTTCCACGACACCTCGACGGCGCCGACGCGAAGCTTCGACCAGCTGCTGTCCAGGTACTACTTCGTCGACCCGGAGGCGGCCCACCCGATGTTCCTGGTGTCGACCGCCGAGATTCCCGGCCGTCCCTACAGCGTGACGGCGGAGCTGGGGTGCAGGGCCGAGGGGACGGACCGCGTGCTGGGCTGTGACGTCTCGTGCGAGGAGGGGAAGCCGCCCCGGGTGCTCAGCTTCGAGGGCGTCCGGACCCTCCGCCGGCCCGGGGAAGCGGAGTCCTCGGGCGGACTGCGACTCATCGGCGAGGCCGCCACGGGTGCGAACACGGGACTGGCCGTGGATGTCTACGTCACCAAGGGGCACGCCTACGTGGTGAGTATCGACACGTACTTTTCGGGCGAGGGAGGGCTGTTCGTCTTCGACCTCGCGGACCGCACCGCGCCGCGCCTGGTGAACTCCATCACCCACCCCGATGATGCCTATTGGAACGGGGTCTGGGCGAAGGACGACGCGCTCTATGTCGCCAGCGCGGCCCGAGGCGTCCTGGTGTTCGACATCTCCGACCCCGCGTCCCCCCGGCTCATCAAGGACCTGTCGGGCGGCATGCGGCGCAGCACCCATACCCTCTTTGTGAATGGCAATCGGCTGTATGCGATGGACAACGGGGACGTCCTCATCTTCGACGTCACCCAGGCGCGTGAGCCCGTGTTGCTGGGGAGCTACCGGGACGAGAGCTCCCGGATGCCGGGGCGCAACTCCTATCCCCACGACGCCACCTCCTTGAACCACCTGCTCTTCGTCAATCATTGGGGGGCGGGCCTGCTCATCCTCGACGCGCGCGACCCGGCGAACGTGAAGAAGCTGGGCGCGTACGAGTATCCCAACGCGATGAGCCACCACTCGCGCGTGGCGTACTTCCAGAACAACCTCATCGCGTTCGAGGGCGGCGAGGGGTGGGGCGCCCACCTGCGGGTGCTCAACCTGAACGACCCGGCGAAGCCCACCCTCATCGGCGAGTACAAGCTGTCTGACGAAGTCTCCATCCACAACATGGAGCTCGTCGGCAACCGGCTCTATCTGGCGCACTTCCAGCACGGCGTGCGCGTCCTGGATGTCACCGTCCCGAGCCGTCCCCGGGAGATCGCCTATCACCACACCTGGCGGGAGCATGACCCCGTGTTCCTCAACGTCTCCCCCTGGGAGGGCGCCGTCGGCGTCCGCGTCCCGGGGGATGGCTATGTCTACGTCGTCGACTCGCAGCGAGGCCTGCTCGTCTTTCCGGAGCTGTGA